In the genome of Aedes aegypti strain LVP_AGWG chromosome 2, AaegL5.0 Primary Assembly, whole genome shotgun sequence, the window AAAACACTCATTTCGCTGTGCTATGGGATTCAGCctgttttaattttgtatggaattctGTCGTTTATTTACCTGGCTGTTTACTGATTTTATGGAAACGTTAAAGAGATAGCCCTAAAAGGCCAGgcacttttttttcattctccCATTAAATATAGAAATGAACGTCAAaataccatacaaaatcaaaacaatgcagagCTCTATTGATGATTCTAAGAATTAAAATCGACACAAATCAACATttgaagaataataaataaacaactattttgaattcttttcaGTCAATCATATATtgcataaatatattttaactttTCTGACATAGTTATTTTAACGTATTCCATTTCACTGCCAGGATCATCACATTCAATAGCTATTGTTcacggaaaaaaaattctcacttGACCAGGACTGGAGTTGCGGCGGCAGCAACGTAGGGTGCAGAGTAAGCCAAAGGAGCAGCAACATAGGGAGCAGCGGCGTAGGCAGCAACTGGAGAGAATGGAGCGATGTTTCCGTGATAAGTGCGTTCGTAAACGGCTGCTCCTTCCGAC includes:
- the LOC110675727 gene encoding uncharacterized protein LOC110675727, which codes for MYKIVCLFAIIAVASVSAEPKPGVLAYSAPLVAAAPAAFVSEGAAVYERTYHGNIAPFSPVAAYAAAPYVAAPLAYSAPYVAAAATPVLVK